One window from the genome of Spirochaetaceae bacterium encodes:
- a CDS encoding sulfatase-like hydrolase/transferase: MSGAARPAQRPRPPNVLVFVTDQQRADWLGCAGDPVLDTPHIDRIAASGVRFSRAYCANPVCMPSRATLVTGLLPSDHGVRANGINLSPQAVVLPEILRRAGYRTALVGKPHFSCWWATPERTPNIDRYDPAALPESRHLWDRRVVTRLPAPYFGFEEAAFVGGHSASVFGEYLHWLEDHHPRAAADIAARASVRSSLHRESYFSPIPEELYYTEWITERAVQAIDRCSGAAPFFLWCSYPDPHQPFGPPAPWHSRYHARDMPRPEAWDDDRSLMPPHHQLDYYAHRARVAGGPLPADDRSLAQIAEMRALAYGMLGLVDQGVGRILDHLQRKGRLDNTIVVFLSDHGELMGDHGILFKGPYHYQGVLRVPLLVSWPDGGVRAGHTADGLVSLLDLVPTLLEFTGVPYPEEPFADWRGPEAAQTAGERSMYDGVPRLPGKSLVPLLTGGAGAVQDAVLIENDEDYRGVSLRTLVTDRAIYTRYRGNRHGELFDLAVDPVQRYNRWADPGAAVLRGEMEGRLLDKIVDTRARHVRQVAVA, translated from the coding sequence ATGAGCGGTGCCGCGCGCCCCGCGCAACGGCCGAGGCCACCCAACGTGCTGGTGTTCGTCACCGATCAGCAGCGCGCCGACTGGCTCGGTTGCGCCGGTGACCCCGTGCTGGACACGCCGCACATCGACCGCATCGCCGCCTCCGGGGTGCGTTTCTCGCGCGCCTACTGCGCCAATCCGGTGTGCATGCCGTCGCGCGCCACGCTGGTTACCGGTCTGCTGCCGAGCGACCACGGGGTGCGCGCGAACGGCATCAACCTGTCACCGCAGGCCGTGGTGCTGCCGGAGATTCTGCGCCGCGCCGGTTACCGTACCGCGCTGGTGGGCAAGCCGCACTTTTCCTGCTGGTGGGCGACGCCCGAGCGCACGCCCAACATCGACCGCTACGATCCGGCCGCCCTGCCGGAGTCGCGCCACCTCTGGGACCGGCGCGTCGTAACCCGTCTGCCGGCCCCCTACTTCGGCTTCGAGGAGGCAGCGTTCGTCGGCGGCCACAGCGCCAGCGTGTTCGGCGAGTACCTGCACTGGCTCGAAGACCACCATCCGCGCGCCGCGGCCGACATCGCCGCGCGCGCGAGCGTGCGTTCGAGCCTGCACCGCGAGAGCTATTTTTCGCCGATTCCCGAGGAGCTGTATTACACCGAGTGGATCACCGAGCGCGCGGTGCAGGCGATCGACCGGTGCAGCGGTGCAGCACCGTTCTTCCTGTGGTGTTCCTACCCCGACCCGCACCAACCGTTCGGGCCGCCCGCACCGTGGCATTCCCGCTATCACGCGCGCGACATGCCGCGCCCGGAGGCGTGGGACGACGACCGCTCGCTGATGCCTCCCCACCATCAGCTCGACTACTACGCGCACCGGGCGCGGGTAGCCGGCGGACCGTTGCCGGCCGACGACCGCTCGCTGGCGCAGATTGCGGAGATGCGCGCCCTGGCCTACGGGATGTTGGGGCTGGTCGACCAGGGGGTGGGGCGGATCCTCGATCACCTGCAGCGCAAGGGCCGGCTCGACAACACCATCGTGGTGTTCCTGTCCGACCACGGTGAACTGATGGGCGATCACGGAATCCTGTTCAAGGGCCCGTACCACTACCAGGGCGTGCTGCGCGTGCCCCTGTTGGTGAGTTGGCCGGACGGCGGGGTGCGCGCCGGCCACACCGCCGACGGCCTGGTCAGCCTGCTCGACCTGGTGCCGACGCTGTTGGAGTTCACCGGCGTGCCCTACCCGGAGGAGCCGTTCGCCGACTGGCGCGGTCCCGAGGCGGCGCAGACCGCCGGCGAGCGCAGCATGTATGACGGCGTGCCGCGGCTGCCGGGCAAGTCCCTGGTGCCGCTGCTGACCGGCGGGGCCGGCGCGGTACAGGACGCGGTGCTGATCGAGAACGACGAAGACTACCGCGGCGTGTCGCTGCGCACCCTGGTGACCGACCGCGCCATCTACACGCGGTATCGCGGCAACCGGCATGGGGAGTTGTTTGATCTGGCCGTGGATCCCGTGCAACGGTACAACCGCTGGGCCGACCCGGGCGCCGCCGTGCTGCGCGGCGAGATGGAGGGCCGGTTGCTGGACAAGATCGTCGACACCCGGGCGCGCCATGTGCGCCAGGTCGCGGTCGCATGA
- a CDS encoding Gfo/Idh/MocA family oxidoreductase, protein MHELRVGAVGCGARGRRVMQGLQATGRARVTALYDTVRDAADRARAELAPGALVVDGCHDLVQRDDVDLVVIAAPDHAHREPAVAAFENGKHVFCEKPMATTVADCQAIWDAASAADRHLFVGFVLRHAPFYRGIKARIDRGDLGRLVSIEANENLSATQGAFFHRDWRRFRKFTGSYLLEKCCHDLDILTWFAGALPRRVASFGGRTVFTPRPSAPLYCRDCDLDCAHRLRLEDPPPKPAARAEIEMNHGRRLDLCCFNSDKDIVDHQVAIIEYDNGVRATFHSNQNGGMPSRRMYVAGEAGCIEGDLYWGHFQYAPVAWSPHFEGSAWERSEVGGAGQHGGGDARQLAACVATLLDAAPPPAGGRAGLVASVTALAIDEARLHGSVVDLSERWHSLGLAAA, encoded by the coding sequence ATGCATGAGCTGCGGGTGGGCGCGGTGGGCTGCGGCGCACGTGGACGGCGGGTAATGCAGGGCCTGCAGGCCACCGGCCGCGCCCGCGTTACCGCGCTGTACGACACCGTTCGCGATGCGGCCGACCGGGCGCGCGCCGAGCTGGCGCCCGGCGCGCTGGTGGTCGACGGGTGTCACGACTTGGTGCAACGCGACGACGTGGACCTCGTGGTAATCGCTGCGCCCGACCATGCCCACCGCGAGCCGGCGGTTGCCGCGTTCGAGAACGGCAAGCACGTGTTCTGCGAGAAGCCGATGGCTACTACCGTAGCGGACTGCCAGGCGATCTGGGACGCGGCGAGCGCCGCCGACCGGCACCTGTTCGTCGGCTTCGTGTTGCGCCACGCGCCGTTCTACCGCGGCATCAAGGCGCGCATCGACCGCGGCGACCTGGGACGGCTGGTGAGCATCGAGGCAAACGAGAACCTGAGCGCCACCCAGGGCGCGTTCTTCCACCGCGACTGGCGCCGCTTCCGCAAGTTCACCGGCAGCTACCTGCTGGAGAAGTGCTGCCACGACCTCGACATTCTCACCTGGTTTGCCGGCGCGCTGCCGCGCCGCGTGGCGTCGTTCGGCGGGCGGACGGTGTTCACTCCGCGTCCGTCCGCACCGCTCTACTGCCGCGACTGCGACCTGGACTGCGCCCATCGCCTGCGCCTGGAGGATCCGCCGCCGAAGCCCGCCGCGCGCGCGGAGATCGAGATGAACCACGGCCGCCGGCTCGACCTGTGCTGCTTCAACTCGGACAAGGACATCGTCGACCACCAGGTGGCGATCATCGAGTATGACAACGGCGTGCGCGCCACCTTCCACTCCAACCAGAACGGCGGCATGCCGAGCCGGCGCATGTACGTCGCCGGCGAGGCCGGCTGCATCGAGGGCGACCTGTATTGGGGCCACTTCCAGTATGCGCCGGTGGCTTGGTCGCCGCACTTCGAAGGCAGCGCCTGGGAACGGTCCGAGGTGGGCGGCGCCGGCCAGCACGGCGGCGGCGACGCACGCCAACTGGCGGCCTGCGTGGCGACGCTGCTGGACGCCGCGCCGCCGCCGGCGGGCGGACGCGCCGGCCTGGTGGCCAGCGTCACGGCGCTGGCCATCGACGAGGCGCGGCTGCACGGCAGCGTGGTCGACCTGAGCGAACGCTGGCACAGTCTGGGGCTGGCGGCAGCATGA
- a CDS encoding VOC family protein: MIGDLHKAAVVVESVAEAERFYTEVLGLTVAARIPSGTGADDEDYVMLHAGPATLELMPRKAMGVAPGFHHLSFWVADVDAAAAALRERGVTLETEPFDAPGELRLAFFRGPGGVLLQLFQRR, from the coding sequence ATGATCGGCGACTTGCACAAGGCGGCGGTGGTGGTCGAGAGCGTGGCGGAAGCGGAACGGTTCTACACCGAGGTACTCGGCCTGACGGTAGCCGCGCGCATTCCGAGCGGCACCGGTGCCGACGACGAAGACTACGTGATGCTGCACGCCGGACCGGCTACGCTGGAACTGATGCCGCGGAAGGCGATGGGTGTCGCGCCGGGGTTCCATCACCTGTCGTTTTGGGTCGCCGACGTGGATGCCGCCGCGGCCGCCCTGCGCGAGCGGGGGGTCACGCTGGAAACGGAGCCGTTCGACGCCCCCGGAGAGTTGCGGCTGGCGTTCTTCCGCGGCCCCGGCGGCGTGCTGCTGCAACTGTTTCAGCGCCGCTGA